From a region of the Kaistia sp. 32K genome:
- a CDS encoding hydantoinase B/oxoprolinase family protein — MTQWDFWIDRGGTFTDIVARDPEGRIRAHKLLSENPGAYRDAAVQGIRELIGVAPGAPIPPGLIDTVKMGTTVATNALLERKGDRTLLLITRGFRDALAIGYQARPDIFAKKIVKPELLYERVVEVDERVRVDGTVEATPDLVAVEAALRAAYDDGIRAVAIVFMHAWRHPAHEAEVADVAEKVGFPQISVSHRVSPLMKLVGRGDTTVVDAYLSPILRRYVEQVAGELGVAGGTSPRLMFMMSSGGLTAAELFQGKDAILSGPAGGVVAAVETARQAGFGQVIGFDMGGTSTDVSHYDGAYERSFETEVAGVRMRAPMMRIHTVAAGGGSILHFEAGRFRVGPDSAGADPGPAGYRRGGPLTVTDANIMTGKLRPEHFPKIFGPSRDQPLDADAVRRGFAALAAEIGDGRSAEEIADGFLKVAVANMANAIKTISVQRGYDVTDYALNCFGGAGGQHACLVADALGMKTVLVHPFSGILSAYGMGLADIRAGRSRAVVAPLADTALPDLQAEADALATETRGELAAQGVEASDIAVFVRAHLRYDGTDTPIPVEALDGPNGAWLPLAAIRDAFEAAHKKQFGFVFENKAIVVESLEVEAVGGGAAIEEPDEAAPESRPDPADSVTIFSEGAAHPAGIFRRADLPRGAVVAGPALVIEPHQTIVVEPGWQAEITGRDHVVLTRVAPIERRHAVGTEVDPVMLEVFNNLCMSIAEQMGLTLQNTAHSVNIKERLDFSCAVFDHSGALIANAPHIPVHLGSMDRSVETIIELNRGAMRPGDVYALNAPYNGGTHLPDITIVSPVFDDQGTEILFFVASRGHHADIGGTAPGSMTPRATTVDEEGVLIDNFKLVDQGRFREAELVELLTDHPYPVRNLAQNVADLKAQIAANEKGVQELRKMVEHFGLDVVTAYMDHVQNNAAESVRRVLGRLKDSEFAVETDQGAVIRVKVTVDREKREATVDFTGTSPQQKTNFNAPEPITRAAVLYAFRVMVEGDIPMNAGCLRPIRIIIPEGSMLAPRYPAAVVAGNVETSQQVTNALFGAFGALAASQGTMNNLTFGNETYQYYETLCSGAPAGVLNDGTGFDGADGVHVHMTNSRLTDPEVLEFRFPVLLEDFHIREGSGGRGKWSAGGGTKRTIRFLEAMECAILASHRTVAPHGLEGGEPGALGKTEVRRADGRVEILEGCDQTVLQPGEAVIVTTPTGGGFGRAG; from the coding sequence ATGACGCAGTGGGACTTCTGGATCGACCGTGGCGGCACCTTCACCGACATCGTCGCCCGTGATCCGGAAGGGCGGATCCGCGCCCATAAGCTGCTCTCCGAGAACCCCGGCGCCTATCGCGACGCGGCCGTGCAGGGCATCCGCGAGCTGATCGGCGTCGCGCCCGGCGCGCCGATCCCGCCCGGGCTGATCGACACCGTCAAGATGGGCACCACGGTCGCCACCAACGCGCTGCTGGAGCGCAAGGGCGACCGCACGCTGCTGCTGATCACGCGCGGTTTTCGCGATGCGCTCGCCATCGGCTACCAGGCGCGGCCCGACATTTTTGCGAAAAAGATCGTCAAGCCGGAGCTGCTCTATGAGCGCGTCGTCGAGGTCGACGAGCGCGTCCGCGTCGACGGCACGGTCGAGGCGACACCCGATCTCGTCGCCGTCGAGGCGGCGCTCCGCGCGGCCTATGATGACGGCATCCGCGCCGTCGCCATCGTCTTCATGCATGCCTGGAGGCATCCGGCGCACGAGGCGGAAGTCGCTGACGTCGCCGAAAAGGTCGGCTTCCCGCAGATCTCGGTCAGCCACCGCGTCTCGCCGCTGATGAAGCTGGTCGGGCGCGGCGACACCACGGTGGTCGACGCCTATCTCTCGCCGATCCTGCGCCGCTATGTCGAACAGGTGGCGGGGGAACTCGGCGTCGCCGGCGGCACCTCCCCCCGCCTGATGTTCATGATGTCCTCCGGCGGGCTGACGGCGGCGGAGCTGTTCCAGGGCAAGGACGCCATCCTCTCGGGCCCTGCCGGCGGCGTCGTCGCGGCGGTCGAGACGGCGCGGCAGGCCGGCTTCGGCCAGGTGATCGGCTTCGACATGGGCGGCACCTCGACCGACGTGTCGCATTATGACGGCGCCTATGAGCGTTCCTTCGAGACCGAGGTCGCGGGCGTGCGCATGCGCGCGCCAATGATGCGCATCCACACGGTCGCGGCCGGCGGCGGCTCGATCCTGCATTTCGAGGCCGGCCGTTTTCGCGTCGGGCCGGATTCCGCCGGCGCCGATCCGGGCCCGGCCGGCTACCGGCGCGGCGGGCCGCTCACCGTCACCGACGCCAACATCATGACCGGCAAGCTGCGGCCGGAACATTTTCCAAAAATCTTCGGACCGAGCCGCGACCAGCCGCTCGACGCGGACGCGGTACGCCGGGGCTTCGCGGCACTGGCGGCCGAGATCGGCGACGGACGCAGCGCCGAAGAAATCGCTGACGGCTTCCTGAAGGTCGCCGTCGCCAACATGGCGAACGCGATCAAGACGATCTCCGTCCAGCGCGGCTATGACGTCACCGATTATGCGCTGAACTGTTTTGGCGGCGCCGGCGGCCAGCATGCCTGCCTGGTCGCCGACGCGCTCGGCATGAAGACGGTGCTGGTCCACCCCTTCTCCGGCATTCTCTCCGCCTATGGCATGGGCCTCGCCGACATCCGCGCCGGCCGCAGCCGCGCCGTGGTGGCCCCGCTCGCCGACACCGCCCTACCCGACCTGCAGGCCGAGGCCGACGCGCTCGCGACCGAGACACGCGGCGAACTCGCGGCGCAGGGCGTCGAGGCCAGCGACATCGCCGTCTTCGTCCGGGCGCATCTGCGCTATGACGGCACCGATACGCCCATCCCGGTCGAGGCGCTCGACGGGCCGAACGGCGCCTGGCTCCCCCTCGCGGCCATCCGCGACGCCTTCGAGGCGGCGCACAAAAAGCAGTTCGGCTTCGTCTTCGAGAACAAGGCGATCGTGGTCGAAAGCCTGGAGGTCGAGGCGGTCGGCGGCGGCGCGGCGATCGAGGAGCCCGACGAGGCCGCGCCGGAAAGCCGGCCCGACCCCGCCGACAGCGTCACGATCTTCTCCGAGGGCGCGGCGCATCCGGCCGGCATCTTCCGCCGCGCCGATCTTCCGCGCGGCGCCGTCGTCGCCGGCCCGGCGCTCGTCATCGAGCCGCACCAGACCATCGTCGTCGAGCCTGGCTGGCAGGCAGAGATCACTGGCCGCGACCATGTCGTGCTGACCCGCGTCGCGCCGATCGAACGCCGCCACGCCGTCGGCACCGAGGTCGACCCGGTGATGCTGGAGGTGTTCAACAACCTCTGCATGTCGATCGCCGAGCAGATGGGCCTGACGCTGCAGAACACGGCGCATTCGGTCAACATCAAGGAGCGGCTCGATTTCTCCTGCGCCGTGTTCGACCATTCGGGCGCGCTGATCGCCAACGCCCCGCACATCCCGGTGCATCTCGGCTCGATGGATCGTTCGGTCGAGACGATCATCGAATTGAACCGGGGCGCGATGCGGCCGGGCGACGTCTATGCGCTGAACGCGCCCTATAATGGCGGCACGCATCTCCCCGACATCACCATCGTCTCGCCCGTCTTCGACGATCAGGGCACAGAAATCCTGTTCTTCGTCGCGAGCCGCGGCCACCATGCCGATATCGGCGGCACGGCGCCCGGCTCGATGACGCCGCGCGCCACGACCGTCGACGAGGAAGGCGTGCTGATCGACAATTTCAAGCTCGTCGACCAAGGCCGCTTCCGCGAGGCGGAGCTGGTCGAGCTCCTGACCGACCACCCCTACCCCGTCCGCAACCTCGCCCAGAACGTCGCCGACCTGAAGGCGCAGATCGCCGCCAACGAGAAGGGCGTGCAGGAACTCCGCAAGATGGTCGAGCATTTCGGGCTCGACGTCGTCACCGCCTATATGGACCACGTCCAGAACAACGCCGCCGAAAGCGTCCGCCGCGTGCTCGGCCGACTGAAGGACAGCGAATTCGCCGTCGAGACGGACCAGGGCGCCGTCATCCGCGTAAAAGTCACCGTCGACCGCGAGAAGCGCGAGGCGACGGTCGATTTCACCGGCACCAGCCCGCAGCAGAAGACCAACTTCAACGCGCCAGAGCCGATCACGCGCGCGGCCGTGCTCTACGCCTTCCGCGTCATGGTCGAGGGCGACATCCCGATGAATGCCGGCTGCCTCCGGCCGATCCGCATCATCATTCCCGAGGGCTCGATGCTGGCGCCGCGCTATCCCGCCGCCGTCGTCGCCGGCAATGTCGAGACCAGCCAGCAGGTGACCAACGCACTGTTCGGCGCCTTCGGCGCGCTCGCCGCGTCGCAGGGGACGATGAACAACCTCACCTTCGGCAACGAGACCTACCAGTATTACGAGACGCTCTGCTCCGGCGCCCCGGCCGGCGTCCTCAATGACGGCACCGGCTTCGACGGCGCCGACGGCGTGCATGTGCACATGACCAATTCGCGCCTGACCGATCCCGAGGTGCTGGAGTTCCGCTTCCCCGTCCTGCTCGAGGATTTTCACATCCGCGAGGGTTCCGGCGGCCGCGGAAAATGGTCGGCCGGCGGCGGCACCAAGCGGACGATCCGTTTCCTGGAGGCGATGGAGTGCGCCATCCTCGCCTCGCACCGGACGGTCGCCCCGCATGGCCTCGAAGGCGGCGAGCCCGGGGCGCTGGGCAAGACCGAGGTGCGCCGCGCGGACGGTCGGGTGGAGATCCTTGAAGGCTGCGACCAGACCGTCCTGCAGCCGGGCGAGGCCGTGATTGTCACGACGCCGACCGGCGGGGGATTTGGGAGGGCCGGCTAG
- a CDS encoding zinc-binding alcohol dehydrogenase family protein encodes MRAIAFTRSLPASDENALVDITLDTPEPGPRDLRVKVEAVSVNPVDTKVRRNAGSDTPRVLGYDAAGIVDAVGAEVTLFKPGDRVYYAGVINRPGTNAEYHLVDERIVGRMPATLDFAEAAALPLTTITAYELLFDRIGARKGKGADTRSLLVIGGAGGVGSMAIQLARALTDLTVIATASRPETIDWVKRLGAHHVVDHTKPLDEEVARIGIPAVDIVLSLTDTAHHVPAIQKLVAVQGHVGVIDDTPTLDVVPFKGKSVGIHWEMMFTRPIHQTPDMIEQHRLLNEVAGLVEAGKIRTTLTNRVGPINAATLRAAHQLVEGGRSIGKTVIAGW; translated from the coding sequence ATGCGCGCCATCGCCTTCACCCGATCCCTTCCCGCCAGCGACGAGAACGCCCTCGTCGACATCACGCTCGACACGCCGGAACCCGGCCCGCGCGATCTGCGCGTCAAGGTCGAGGCCGTCTCGGTCAATCCGGTCGACACCAAGGTCCGTCGCAATGCCGGCTCCGACACGCCGCGCGTGCTCGGCTACGACGCCGCCGGGATCGTCGACGCCGTCGGCGCCGAGGTGACGTTGTTCAAGCCGGGCGATCGGGTCTACTACGCCGGCGTGATCAACCGCCCCGGCACCAATGCCGAATATCACCTGGTCGACGAGCGCATCGTCGGCCGCATGCCGGCGACGCTCGATTTCGCCGAGGCCGCGGCGCTGCCGCTCACCACCATCACCGCCTATGAGCTGCTGTTCGACCGGATCGGCGCGCGCAAGGGCAAGGGCGCGGACACGCGTTCGCTGCTGGTCATCGGCGGCGCCGGCGGCGTCGGCTCGATGGCGATCCAGTTGGCGCGGGCGCTGACCGATTTGACCGTCATCGCCACCGCCTCGCGGCCGGAGACGATCGACTGGGTGAAGCGCCTCGGCGCGCATCACGTCGTCGATCACACGAAGCCGCTCGACGAGGAAGTGGCACGGATCGGTATCCCGGCCGTCGACATCGTGCTGTCGCTGACCGACACGGCGCACCACGTGCCGGCGATCCAGAAGCTGGTCGCGGTACAGGGCCATGTCGGCGTCATCGACGACACGCCGACGCTCGACGTCGTGCCGTTCAAGGGCAAGTCCGTCGGCATTCACTGGGAAATGATGTTCACCCGGCCGATCCACCAGACGCCGGACATGATCGAGCAGCACAGGCTGCTGAACGAGGTGGCGGGCCTCGTCGAGGCGGGGAAGATCCGCACCACGCTCACCAACCGCGTCGGCCCCATCAACGCAGCGACGCTTCGCGCCGCGCATCAGCTGGTCGAAGGCGGCCGCTCGATCGGCAAGACGGTGATCGCCGGCTGGTAG
- a CDS encoding helix-turn-helix domain-containing protein — protein MGADKRNDFEKCPVETTLELIDGKWKGVALFHLLDNTLRFSELRRLAPAVTQRVLTKQLRELEADGLVIRTVYAEVPPRVEYRLSPLGETLRPIIVALRNWGIAYQERKLGERDAA, from the coding sequence ATGGGTGCGGACAAGAGAAACGACTTTGAGAAGTGCCCGGTCGAGACGACGCTCGAGCTGATCGACGGCAAATGGAAGGGCGTGGCGCTGTTCCATCTGCTCGACAACACGCTGCGCTTCAGCGAGCTGCGCCGCCTGGCGCCGGCGGTGACGCAACGCGTGCTGACCAAGCAATTGCGCGAGCTGGAGGCGGACGGGCTGGTGATCCGCACCGTCTATGCCGAGGTGCCGCCGCGCGTCGAGTACCGCCTGTCGCCGCTCGGCGAGACGCTCCGGCCGATCATCGTCGCGCTCCGCAACTGGGGCATCGCCTACCAGGAAAGAAAGCTGGGCGAACGCGACGCGGCGTGA
- a CDS encoding hemerythrin domain-containing protein: MTTVYVNETRYNLYASIHKGLRRAQGQLMTRLGAVDSGSEAEVAQLIQDLRLMVEMGRKHLKHEDIYIHTEIEKRSRGATSRLVDDHDHHERDFAELLARLADIEATPADKRSPKLRGLYLFYTGFLADDFEHMIEEETETLSLLHRLFTDGELAAIEGNIVGSVAPDMMMEFIRIMIPAMNPAERLGMLGGMKAAMPVAIFAAIVDMGVKPVLAPADWRALEQALAKAA, translated from the coding sequence ATGACGACCGTTTACGTCAATGAGACGCGCTACAACCTCTACGCATCGATCCACAAGGGCCTGCGCCGCGCGCAGGGCCAGCTGATGACCCGTCTCGGCGCCGTCGATTCGGGCAGCGAGGCCGAGGTGGCCCAGTTGATCCAGGACCTCCGGCTGATGGTCGAGATGGGGCGCAAGCACCTCAAGCACGAGGACATCTACATCCACACCGAGATCGAGAAGCGCAGCCGCGGCGCGACGTCCCGGCTCGTCGACGACCATGACCACCATGAGCGCGATTTCGCCGAACTGCTGGCGCGGCTCGCCGATATCGAGGCGACGCCGGCCGACAAAAGGTCGCCGAAGCTGCGCGGGCTCTACCTGTTCTACACCGGCTTCCTCGCCGACGACTTCGAGCACATGATCGAGGAGGAGACGGAGACGCTTTCGCTGCTGCACCGGCTGTTCACCGACGGCGAGCTGGCGGCGATCGAAGGCAACATCGTCGGCTCGGTAGCGCCCGACATGATGATGGAATTCATCCGCATCATGATCCCGGCGATGAACCCGGCCGAGCGGCTCGGCATGCTGGGCGGCATGAAGGCGGCCATGCCGGTGGCGATATTCGCGGCGATCGTCGACATGGGCGTCAAGCCCGTCCTCGCCCCGGCCGACTGGCGGGCGCTGGAACAGGCCCTCGCCAAGGCAGCGTAG
- a CDS encoding extensin family protein — translation MVPSYFQRPAREVEGKGTCGIEKPLKVNAFERGIVAVTGGDVLLGCMMTQTMERWIREGVQPAAQARFGMPVTEILTMGTYACRSRNNRHGEKLSEHAFANAFDVAGFRLADGRTIRVKTDWRRGDPASQAFLRETLISACGYFTTVLGPGSNRLHEDHIHIDLARHNARGTSRYCRPQLQPPGPTPLDPNAGIPMATLLQTPPPPAPANMQQRTFTYRWDDNLGAPDSLAPNPGEQILQGQPPSPPPASGPYSPPASIPLSYAP, via the coding sequence GTGGTTCCCTCCTACTTCCAGCGCCCGGCGCGCGAAGTCGAGGGCAAGGGAACCTGCGGCATCGAGAAGCCGCTGAAGGTGAACGCCTTCGAACGCGGCATCGTCGCGGTCACCGGCGGCGACGTCCTGCTCGGCTGCATGATGACCCAGACGATGGAGCGCTGGATCCGCGAGGGCGTGCAGCCCGCCGCCCAGGCCCGCTTCGGCATGCCGGTCACCGAGATCCTGACCATGGGCACCTATGCCTGCCGGTCGCGCAACAACCGGCATGGCGAGAAGCTGTCCGAGCACGCCTTCGCCAACGCCTTCGACGTCGCCGGCTTCCGCCTGGCCGATGGCCGCACCATCCGCGTCAAGACCGACTGGCGCCGCGGCGATCCGGCGAGCCAGGCTTTTCTGCGCGAGACGCTGATCTCGGCCTGCGGATATTTCACCACCGTGCTCGGGCCGGGCTCGAACCGCCTGCACGAGGACCACATCCACATCGATCTCGCCCGCCACAACGCCAGGGGCACCTCGCGCTATTGCCGGCCGCAGCTCCAGCCGCCGGGACCGACGCCGCTCGATCCGAACGCCGGCATCCCGATGGCGACGCTGCTGCAGACGCCGCCGCCGCCGGCACCGGCCAACATGCAGCAGCGGACCTTCACCTATCGCTGGGACGACAATCTCGGCGCGCCGGACAGCCTCGCGCCCAATCCGGGTGAACAGATCCTGCAGGGCCAGCCCCCGTCGCCGCCGCCGGCTTCCGGCCCCTATTCGCCGCCGGCCAGCATCCCGCTCTCCTACGCGCCTTAG
- a CDS encoding alanine racemase, producing MDRFETARDAAYKLRPDQPLYCFRPSVLRADALAFKEAFPGRMAYAVKTNGEPLVLRTLAEAGVDCFDVASPAEFAAARAVAPDAELLYMHPVKAQSDIRLALETYGIRVIAVDHEDEVAKIVRVVRALDLDPEEITLFVRLATRGHAAYELSKKFGAAPGHAVELVERIAKLGFKVGLCFHVGSQVEDTGTYERALASAAWVRSRAGVELAALDIGGGFPAAYGSDPKRKQVVRPETGALIADIVREAEEWGFGDVPLVAEPGRVIVARCLSVVVRVLLKKGRRLYINDGIWSSLSDSWTGKITLPARHLPDPARRPRTVDGDNIVPFRVCGATCDSVDILSRPFYLPESIGIGDWIEIGHIGAYSLSLRTRFNGFYPDSFVEVTTPFEAAGPVEGFATVETMGE from the coding sequence ATGGATCGCTTCGAGACCGCCCGCGACGCAGCCTACAAGCTTCGTCCGGACCAGCCGCTCTACTGCTTCCGCCCGAGCGTGCTGCGCGCCGATGCGCTGGCGTTCAAAGAGGCCTTTCCCGGCCGCATGGCCTATGCGGTGAAGACGAATGGCGAGCCACTGGTGCTCAGGACCCTCGCCGAGGCGGGCGTCGACTGCTTCGACGTCGCCTCGCCGGCGGAATTTGCCGCCGCCCGCGCCGTCGCGCCGGATGCCGAGCTTCTCTACATGCATCCGGTCAAGGCGCAGTCGGACATCCGCCTGGCGCTCGAGACCTACGGCATCCGCGTCATCGCCGTCGATCATGAGGACGAGGTCGCCAAGATCGTCCGCGTCGTGCGGGCGCTCGATCTCGATCCGGAGGAGATCACGCTGTTCGTCCGCTTGGCGACGCGTGGACATGCCGCCTACGAACTCTCGAAGAAATTCGGCGCCGCGCCGGGGCATGCGGTCGAGCTGGTCGAGCGGATCGCCAAGCTCGGCTTCAAGGTCGGGCTCTGCTTCCATGTCGGCAGCCAGGTCGAGGATACCGGCACCTATGAGCGCGCGCTCGCCTCGGCCGCCTGGGTGCGCTCGCGCGCCGGCGTCGAGCTCGCGGCGCTCGACATCGGCGGCGGCTTTCCGGCCGCCTATGGCAGCGATCCCAAGCGAAAGCAGGTCGTGCGGCCCGAGACCGGGGCGCTGATCGCCGACATCGTGCGCGAGGCGGAGGAGTGGGGCTTTGGCGACGTGCCGCTCGTCGCCGAGCCCGGCCGGGTGATCGTCGCGCGCTGCCTTTCCGTCGTCGTCCGCGTGCTGCTGAAGAAGGGGCGGCGGCTCTATATCAATGACGGCATCTGGTCGTCCCTCTCGGATTCCTGGACCGGCAAGATCACGCTGCCGGCCCGCCATCTGCCGGATCCGGCCCGGCGCCCGCGCACGGTCGACGGCGACAATATCGTGCCGTTCCGCGTCTGCGGCGCCACCTGCGATTCCGTCGATATCCTGTCGCGGCCGTTCTACCTGCCGGAGAGCATCGGCATCGGCGACTGGATCGAGATCGGCCATATCGGCGCCTATTCGCTGTCGCTCCGGACCCGCTTCAACGGCTTCTATCCCGACAGTTTCGTCGAGGTGACGACGCCGTTCGAGGCGGCCGGCCCCGTCGAGGGTTTCGCGACCGTCGAAACGATGGGCGAATAG
- a CDS encoding DUF2336 domain-containing protein yields the protein MDDHLIEPHADAPPGRKAELLASITDLFGNAGNTVSPPTAALYAEIVLGVFDGLASEERLEVAERIALLPNAPAAVLSHLAGGAIETAEPVLRHSIAFDDTLLVTLAETLPRDRLGAIAGRLWVSEAVSDALLDRGDRAILKLLARNPGARFSQHGLTILVEEAEQTLAARRAGTGPAPEAGEWGQLLEFPADAALVASRRAPASSGMAEVIPLPVASRRAAGAPVTTDASTSPVASVIATVASGDRMLEVAGLLAAFAGLPVDMVRRMIAKPDTMPLAVLCKAAGVTVETFAAIAAIRGRRHGQASETVETLVRAYEALGDEDVERALRFLRARHGTAVLSDLAVMQNPAS from the coding sequence ATGGATGATCACCTGATCGAGCCGCACGCCGATGCGCCCCCGGGCCGCAAGGCCGAGCTGCTGGCATCGATCACGGACCTCTTCGGCAATGCCGGCAACACGGTGTCGCCGCCGACGGCGGCGCTTTATGCCGAGATCGTGCTGGGTGTGTTCGACGGCCTTGCGTCCGAGGAACGGCTGGAAGTCGCCGAGCGCATCGCCCTGCTGCCGAACGCCCCCGCCGCCGTGCTGAGCCACCTGGCGGGCGGCGCGATCGAGACGGCGGAACCGGTTCTGCGGCATTCGATCGCCTTCGACGACACGCTGCTGGTCACTTTGGCCGAGACGCTGCCGCGGGATCGCCTCGGCGCCATCGCCGGACGCCTCTGGGTCTCGGAAGCGGTATCGGACGCGTTGCTTGATCGCGGCGACCGGGCCATCCTGAAGCTTCTTGCCCGCAATCCCGGGGCGCGCTTCTCGCAGCATGGCCTGACGATCCTCGTCGAGGAGGCGGAGCAGACGCTGGCGGCGCGCCGCGCCGGCACCGGGCCGGCTCCGGAAGCGGGCGAATGGGGCCAGCTTCTCGAATTTCCGGCGGATGCCGCGCTTGTCGCGTCCCGCCGCGCTCCCGCCTCCAGCGGCATGGCTGAGGTGATCCCGCTGCCGGTCGCGTCGCGCCGGGCGGCGGGTGCGCCCGTGACGACGGATGCCTCGACCAGCCCCGTCGCCAGCGTGATCGCCACCGTCGCCTCCGGCGACCGCATGCTCGAAGTCGCCGGCCTGCTCGCCGCCTTCGCCGGCCTGCCCGTCGACATGGTGCGGCGGATGATCGCCAAGCCGGACACGATGCCGCTCGCCGTGCTCTGCAAGGCCGCCGGCGTCACGGTCGAGACCTTCGCCGCCATCGCCGCCATTCGCGGCCGCCGCCATGGGCAGGCGAGCGAGACCGTCGAGACGCTGGTGCGCGCCTATGAGGCGCTCGGCGACGAGGATGTCGAGCGCGCGCTGCGCTTCCTGCGCGCCCGCCACGGCACCGCCGTTCTCTCCGACCTCGCCGTGATGCAGAACCCGGCCAGCTGA
- a CDS encoding AzlD family protein has translation MSLDPNTTAGFAVIIGLMAVASYVTRIAGFFLMRFVVVTPRVEAWLKALPLAIMGAILGPIVAHGGPAEYAGFAATIAVFYWRRNDILAAFAGMAVVAGCRAGFGI, from the coding sequence ATGTCGCTTGATCCCAACACGACGGCGGGCTTCGCGGTCATCATCGGGCTGATGGCGGTCGCGTCCTATGTGACGCGCATCGCCGGTTTCTTCCTGATGCGCTTCGTGGTGGTGACGCCGCGCGTCGAGGCGTGGCTGAAGGCGCTGCCGCTCGCGATCATGGGCGCGATCCTCGGGCCGATCGTCGCGCATGGCGGCCCGGCCGAATATGCCGGTTTCGCGGCGACGATCGCCGTCTTCTACTGGCGGCGCAACGACATCCTGGCGGCGTTCGCGGGAATGGCGGTGGTCGCGGGCTGCCGGGCGGGGTTCGGGATTTGA
- a CDS encoding AzlC family ABC transporter permease produces MSATFTATGLRRGFIDGLALLPGMIAFGIVFGVLAGQVGISVLGAASMSLFVYAGTAQLLALHAWGAPDLLFAVLVAVVAMNARYVLFGAAMQPWMRGLSPWIAYPSLFLMVDANWATAMQERDLGRRDVAVFVGVGFGCMIGWMAGTVAGAGFGQFLGDTRRLGLDFFLPAFFLSLACGFWKGRSDLLPLILGGLVAILFERFVGGSMHVLAGGLVGSITAAFLPRKGVNEEGSKHVA; encoded by the coding sequence ATGTCGGCAACATTCACGGCCACCGGGCTTCGCCGGGGCTTCATTGACGGTTTGGCCCTGCTTCCGGGCATGATCGCCTTCGGCATCGTGTTCGGCGTGCTCGCCGGCCAGGTCGGCATCTCGGTCCTCGGCGCCGCCTCGATGAGCCTCTTCGTCTATGCCGGCACCGCGCAACTGCTCGCCCTGCATGCCTGGGGCGCGCCGGACCTGCTCTTCGCGGTGCTCGTCGCCGTGGTCGCGATGAACGCCCGCTATGTGCTGTTCGGCGCCGCGATGCAGCCCTGGATGCGCGGGCTGTCGCCGTGGATCGCCTATCCGTCGCTGTTCCTGATGGTCGATGCCAACTGGGCGACGGCGATGCAGGAGCGCGATCTCGGCCGGCGCGACGTCGCCGTCTTCGTCGGCGTCGGCTTCGGCTGCATGATCGGCTGGATGGCCGGCACGGTTGCCGGCGCGGGATTCGGCCAGTTTCTCGGCGACACCCGCCGCCTCGGCCTCGATTTCTTCCTGCCGGCCTTCTTCCTGTCGCTCGCCTGCGGCTTCTGGAAGGGGAGGAGCGACCTGCTGCCGCTGATCCTCGGCGGCCTCGTGGCGATCCTGTTCGAGCGCTTCGTCGGCGGCTCGATGCATGTGCTGGCGGGCGGCCTCGTCGGCAGCATCACCGCCGCCTTCCTGCCGCGCAAGGGCGTGAACGAGGAGGGATCGAAGCATGTCGCTTGA